A genomic segment from Archocentrus centrarchus isolate MPI-CPG fArcCen1 unplaced genomic scaffold, fArcCen1 scaffold_24_ctg1_1, whole genome shotgun sequence encodes:
- the LOC115775837 gene encoding high affinity immunoglobulin gamma Fc receptor I-like → MKTPSASLLLGVCVLLLSALTVSAVSLSVSPNLQQFFRGSSSVSLSCVDDDGQTVDGWTVRRTRGGLTEVCGATTGFGGVDGSFCVLNLSVSSDGSYSCMYSSGHQSNEVSISVSEKPVILEIPALPVRTGNDVTLHCRERSGDTAAAFFFFNGHPVESRTTAEHVIRQAKQSDEGLYWCATDTFGMSPQSFLRVRGAAELTYDQVVINDQRKAGRRTGNMKQNLLYR, encoded by the exons ATGAAGACTCCGTCTGCATCGCTGCTCCTCG gtgtgtgtgtgctgctgctgtctgcactgactgtttctgcag tctctctgtctgtcagtccaaacCTTCAGCAGTTCTTCAGAGGATCTTCTTCAGTGTCTCTGAGTTGTGTTGATGATGATGGACAGACAGTTGATGGATGGACAGTGAGGAGGACCAGAGGAGGACTCACTGAGGTCTGTGGAGCAACTACAGGCTTTGGGGGGGTTGATGGTTCCTTCTGTGTTCTGAATCTCTCCGTCTCCTCTGATGGAAGTTACTCGTGTATGTACTCATCTGGACATCAGAGCAATGAAGTCTCCATCAGTGTTTCAG AAAAACCTGTGATCCTGGAGATCCCTGCACTTCCTGTGAGGACAGGAAATGATGTCACTCTGCATTGCAGAGAGAGGAGCGGCgacacagctgctgcttttttcttctttaacgGACATCCTGTTGAATCTAGAACTACAGCAGAGCACGTAATCAGACAGGCCAAACAGTCCGATGAAGGGCTCTACTGGTGTGCCACTGATACATTTGGAATGTCTCCTCAGAGCTTTctgagggtcagag gtgcTGCTGAGCTCACCTATGATCAGGTGGTCATCAATGATCAGAGGAAAGCTGGCAGGAGGACAG